DNA from Algisphaera agarilytica:
CGGTGGCGGCGCTCGATCCGCCCGCGGCCAACGACGCGCAGCTGACGCCCGTGCCGACTGAACCCGCGGAGGCTGAGACGCCCCCGCCCCCCGCCATCCCGGTGGAGGCCCAACGCCTGGTCTTTGTGATCGATGCCTCGGGCTCGATGGTTGACTCGATGAACCAAGGCGCGTTGAGTTGGCTCGAACAACGCTTGGCCTTGATGTCGGATCACGACCAGTTCGCGGTGCTGTTCTTCCGTGATAACGAGGTGATCGAGGTCCCGCCGATGGGCATGAAGCCCGGCGACAGCCTGTCGCGTGAGCACGCCCTGGCGTGGGTCGCTCCCGACGCGGGGCACGTCCGCCCCCGGGGCAAGTCCGAGCCGCTCAACGCGTTGCAACAAGCCCTGCAGTACGGGCCCACCGACCTGTTCATCCTCTCGGACGACAAGTTCGGCCAACGCAAAGCCGCCGCCGCGATCGATGTGCGAGACCTCGAATCTCTGCTGGGCGATCAGAAGACGCTGATCCACACCGTCCAGTTCTTCTACCCCAGCCCCGAAGACCGCCGACTCGAAGCCATCGCCAAGCGTTTCGGCGGTACCTACGAGTTTGTCGAAGAGCCGCCGTTCGACATCAACCCCGGAGACAACCTCGGGGTCGATCTGCTGGGCATCTCGCGGTAACACCGTCGATAACATCCCCGCGTAGGGCAATAGGTCGCTATTTATTCCGACCCTGCCGCCTGTAGATCCGCCAGGCGTTGTTCCAGCGACTCGACGCTGCGTTGCAGGCTGTCGATCAGCTTCATCTGGCCGAGTTCCGCCGCGGCCCGTTCCGCGCAGATGCGGAGCACCGTCTCGGTGGCCGGGTTGAACGAGGCCGCCGGGTCGTCCAGCACCGCCACCAAAGTCCCGATGGTCTCCTGAGACAACGGGTCGTCCAACCGCACCCCGACGTAACTCGCCACCTCGAAACTCGATTGAGCGGCGTGCGTGGGGAACACTTCGGGGAAGTTGCCTTCGCACTGATAAAAGTCTCGCTCGATCGAGGCTTCGCACGGCGACCCCACAAAGGGAAAACGTACTTCGTCGACCAACGCCCCCCGGTAGGTCATCGCGACCGAACGCATCGTGCCCAGATCGTGTTCGCAGAACATGAGGCCCGCGCCGGTCGTGCCCAACTCCTGGCTCAAGGTTTTGCAGAGCATCTGGGCGTAGTTCATGCCGACCATACTGGTGCAGGCCCACTCGATCCGCCGGACCAACTCCGCCGCATGCGGGTCTTCGCTCAACTGGCCACGCGGGTCCCGCTCGGAGATCAGCGGCGGCACCGCGTCGACCCCCTCCAGCGGAGCTAAGCCGACCTGGATGGCGATCCGCGCGAGCTCCACACGGTTACTCGCCCCCAGTTTTCGGCCCAGTGACTGGCGGTGGGTCTCAATGGTCTTCTGACTGCGAAACAAGGTCTCGGCGATTTTCGGGATCGAATAACCCTGGCCGATCAGAGCCAGGACCTGTTGCTCCCGTTTGGTTAATACGCTGATATCGCGGTTAATGATTCGTATCTCCAGTCCCTCGGATCGACCCCACAACAACTCGGGTCCAATCCCCCGGTGTAAAGCGTCAATCGTCCTGACCTACGCCTCGGCGAAACCTAGGCTGCACCTTAGATTGATCCTAGAGAAATCTGGATTCACCGCTTCAGGTGAAGACCTGAATTTGGGTGAGTTAACTCTTTTATATGTTTACACTTGGGGCAACTACTCATAAGATGCAAGGGAAGCACCGGTCAAGGTGTGGGGCTTGCCCCCATATTCGCCCCGATTGTCTTCGCTCCGTCGGCGTCTACCAACCCCCCAACGCCGGCGGGGTTTTTTTGTACCCCACACATCCGGTGGGCTCTGACCAAACCGCGAATCGCAGCCGGTGAATCCAAACCGCCTGACACATAAAACAGCCGCAGCCGAATAAATCCAGCCGCTCAACACTGAATTTGATGGTTGTGATGCATCGCCAAGCCCGCGGGGCTTGCCGTGCGATCAGTCGTAGCGGAACACGCCCTTACGCCACGCATAGGCGAACGCGATGATGCTCGTCAGGATGAAAAACAGCATCCGCCCAAAGAAGATCGGCGAGAGCACTTCGCCCTCGGCCCCGCCCAGACTCGGGAAGGTCGTCGCCCAGGGGTAGAGGAACACGATCTCCACGTCGAACAGCAGAAACGTCATCGCCACGACGTAGAACCGCACATTGAACCGCCGGCGGGCGTCGCCGATGGGGTTCATGCCCGATTCGTACACGGTGCCCTTGACCTCGCCCTTGCGGCTCGGCCCCAGCAGGTGCGTCAGCACGATGTTGCCCACGCCAAACCCGATCGCCATCAACAGCAACACGCCCACGGCGGCCCACATGGCAAACGAACTGGATGCAAGGATCATCGGCATCCCACGAGTTTACCCAAGCCCGGCGGCCGTGTCACACCGGAAAAGGCGATCCCCCAGACGGATCCGGTGCCCCCAACGCCGAGCCCGCCTCGGCTACAATATCCCCCTCATGCAGCAATACCACGACCTGCTCCAGCACGTCCTCGACCACGGCGTCGACAAACCCGATCGCACCGGCACCGGCACACGATCCGTCTTCGGCCACCAGATGCGGTTCGACCTGTCCGAGACGTTCCCCTGCCTCACCACCAAGAAGCTCCACCTCCGCTCGATCATCCACGAGCTGCTGTGGTTCCTCCGCGGCGACACCAACGTCCAGTACCTCCAGAACAACGGCGTGACCATCTGGGACGAGTGGGCCGACCCCAACACCGGCGAGCTCGGGCCCGTCTACGGCCACCAGTGGCGCAGCTTCCCCACGCCCGACGGCGGCAGCGTCGACCAGATCCAGAACGTCCTCGACTCGCTACAAAACAACCCCGACTCCCGCCGACACCTCGTCTGCGCCTGGAACCCCGGCCAAGTCGAGCAGATGGCCCTGCCCCCCTGCCATTGCCTGTTCCAGTTCTACGTCGCCCCGGCTCCCGAAGGCAGCGACGCCAAGGGCATCTTGTCCTGCCAGCTCTACCAACGCTCGGCCGACATCTTCCTGGGCGTGCCGTTCAACATCGCCAGCTACGCCCTGCTCACGATGATGATCGCCCAGGTCACAGGCCATCAGCCCGGCGAGTTCGTCCACACCCTCGGCGACGCCCACCTCTACCTGAACCACTTCGATCAGGCGAAAGAACAACTCAGCCGCGATCCCCGCCCGCTGCCGACGATGAAGCTCAACCCGAACGTGACCGACCTCTTCGCGTTCACCTACGAAGACGTCACCCTCGAAAACTACGACCCCCACCCCAGCATCAAGGCCCCGATCGCGGTCTAACCCCCCCCGGCGTGCGGGCTTCAGCCCGCATGCCCACCCCCCAAAAAAACGCGCTCAATAACATCCATGCAAAAACGCCTGACTATGATCGCCGCCATGTCGGAAAACCGCGTCATCGGCGTCGACGGCGGCCTGCCGTGGAAACTGCCCGACGAGATGGCTCAGTTCCGCGCCTACACGCTCGGCCACCCCGTCATCATGGGGCGGGTGAACTTCGAAGCCGAGGGCAAGCCGTTGCCCCACCGCCGCAACATCGTGCTCACCCGCAACGCCGACTGGCAGCCGCCCGAAGACGCGACGGAACAGATCGAGGTCTGCCACACCCTCGACGAAGCGCTCGCTCTGGTGGAAGGCGACCCCGAGCCCTACATCATCGGCGGCGCCAAGATCTACGAACTCGCCCTGCCGATCGCCGACCGCATCGTCCTCACCACTGTTCACACCACCCTCGACGGCGACACGTTCTTCCCCGAGTTCGATCTCAACGACTGGACGCTCACCGATTCGCGTCACCACCTCGCCGACGCCCGCCACTC
Protein-coding regions in this window:
- a CDS encoding response regulator transcription factor, coding for MLWGRSEGLEIRIINRDISVLTKREQQVLALIGQGYSIPKIAETLFRSQKTIETHRQSLGRKLGASNRVELARIAIQVGLAPLEGVDAVPPLISERDPRGQLSEDPHAAELVRRIEWACTSMVGMNYAQMLCKTLSQELGTTGAGLMFCEHDLGTMRSVAMTYRGALVDEVRFPFVGSPCEASIERDFYQCEGNFPEVFPTHAAQSSFEVASYVGVRLDDPLSQETIGTLVAVLDDPAASFNPATETVLRICAERAAAELGQMKLIDSLQRSVESLEQRLADLQAAGSE
- a CDS encoding NADH-quinone oxidoreductase subunit A; translated protein: MPMILASSSFAMWAAVGVLLLMAIGFGVGNIVLTHLLGPSRKGEVKGTVYESGMNPIGDARRRFNVRFYVVAMTFLLFDVEIVFLYPWATTFPSLGGAEGEVLSPIFFGRMLFFILTSIIAFAYAWRKGVFRYD
- a CDS encoding thymidylate synthase — encoded protein: MQQYHDLLQHVLDHGVDKPDRTGTGTRSVFGHQMRFDLSETFPCLTTKKLHLRSIIHELLWFLRGDTNVQYLQNNGVTIWDEWADPNTGELGPVYGHQWRSFPTPDGGSVDQIQNVLDSLQNNPDSRRHLVCAWNPGQVEQMALPPCHCLFQFYVAPAPEGSDAKGILSCQLYQRSADIFLGVPFNIASYALLTMMIAQVTGHQPGEFVHTLGDAHLYLNHFDQAKEQLSRDPRPLPTMKLNPNVTDLFAFTYEDVTLENYDPHPSIKAPIAV
- a CDS encoding dihydrofolate reductase encodes the protein MQKRLTMIAAMSENRVIGVDGGLPWKLPDEMAQFRAYTLGHPVIMGRVNFEAEGKPLPHRRNIVLTRNADWQPPEDATEQIEVCHTLDEALALVEGDPEPYIIGGAKIYELALPIADRIVLTTVHTTLDGDTFFPEFDLNDWTLTDSRHHLADARHSYAFTVNTYDRTH